The Brachybacterium huguangmaarense genome contains a region encoding:
- a CDS encoding cytochrome P450 produces MSGVDRRRSHRPGEATGPRLEHDGRRWRIRSLAAARQVLRARGATTQAGFTAEAIPTAFLRHHPILLSDGPGHDDQRRAVGRFLAPAVVEERWAPVMAASADELVGATLEAGTCRLDQLALHFSVDVARRIVGLTEAPLEAMSARLVTFMRQPPFDLAAPHWGRTRRQWASAGLNALVPLVRFHVRDVRPALRARRRARRDDIISHLLDSGYGEADILVECVTYATAGMITTREFIAMACWHLLADDALRERYRTAGRTERLAILAEIIRLEPVVGHLHRRVREDLEVDDREARAAMRPGELADLCIRDANADPEAVGPDPLDLCPGRPMPPGVGATGLSFGAGAHRCPGEHLALAETDVLLTRLLACDVRLDGEPRLGWVDLVEGYTVRDMRLVLGPRPTRDGAVERP; encoded by the coding sequence ATGAGCGGCGTCGACCGTCGTCGGTCGCATCGGCCCGGCGAGGCGACCGGGCCCCGTCTCGAGCACGACGGACGGCGCTGGCGGATCCGCTCGCTCGCCGCGGCCCGCCAGGTGCTGCGGGCCCGCGGCGCCACCACCCAGGCGGGCTTCACCGCCGAGGCGATCCCCACCGCCTTCCTGCGCCACCATCCGATCCTGCTGTCCGACGGCCCCGGGCACGACGACCAGCGTCGCGCCGTGGGCCGCTTCCTCGCGCCCGCCGTGGTCGAGGAGCGGTGGGCGCCGGTCATGGCCGCGAGCGCGGACGAGCTCGTCGGCGCGACCCTCGAGGCAGGGACCTGCCGCCTGGACCAGCTCGCCCTGCACTTCAGCGTCGACGTCGCCCGCCGCATCGTCGGGCTCACCGAGGCGCCGCTCGAGGCGATGTCGGCCCGCCTCGTCACCTTCATGCGCCAGCCGCCCTTCGACCTCGCCGCGCCGCACTGGGGCCGCACCCGGCGGCAATGGGCCTCGGCCGGGCTCAACGCCCTCGTCCCCCTCGTCCGCTTCCACGTGCGCGACGTGCGGCCCGCCCTGCGGGCCCGACGCCGCGCCCGGCGCGACGACATCATCAGCCATCTTCTCGACAGCGGCTACGGCGAGGCCGACATCCTCGTCGAGTGCGTGACCTATGCCACCGCCGGCATGATCACGACCCGCGAGTTCATCGCCATGGCGTGCTGGCACCTGCTGGCCGACGACGCCCTGCGCGAGCGCTACCGCACCGCCGGGAGGACCGAGCGCCTCGCGATCCTCGCCGAGATCATCCGGCTCGAGCCCGTCGTCGGCCATCTCCACCGTCGCGTGCGCGAGGACCTCGAGGTCGACGACAGGGAGGCGAGGGCCGCGATGCGCCCCGGGGAGCTGGCCGACCTGTGCATCCGCGACGCTAACGCCGACCCCGAGGCCGTCGGCCCGGACCCCCTCGACCTGTGCCCCGGGCGGCCGATGCCGCCCGGCGTCGGCGCGACCGGGCTCAGCTTCGGCGCGGGCGCCCACCGCTGCCCGGGCGAGCACCTCGCCCTCGCCGAGACCGACGTGCTGCTCACGCGGCTGCTCGCGTGCGACGTGCGCCTCGACGGCGAGCCGCGCCTGGGCTGGGTGGACCTCGTGGAGGGGTACACGGTGCGCGACATGCGTCTCGTGCTCGGCCCCCGTCCGACCCGCGACGGCGCCGTCGAGCGGCCCTGA
- a CDS encoding glycine C-acetyltransferase — MYSDLKDQLASELDAIRDAGTYKHERTISSPQSAHIEAAAAGRAGVEVLNFCANNYLGLADHPEIVAAAKRALDDRGFGMASVRFICGTQDLHLRLEQAVSAFLGTEATILFSSCFDANGGVFESLFGPEDAIISDELNHASLIDGIRLCKAARLRYRNADLEDLRTQLEAAGAMRDGAGPRRTIIVTDGVFSMDGYLAPLPGICDLADEYGALVLVDDSHAVGFMGRTGAGTPEHFGVSDRVDIYTGTFGKALGGASGGYVSGRQEIVDMLRQKARPYLFSNSLAPSIVAATLTALELVATSGELRARLFDNAALFRRRMGEEGFELLEGEHAIVPVMLGDAALAGRMADAMLEHGVYVTAFSYPVVPQGRARIRVQLSAAHSAEDVETAVRAFVAAREEVGAGA, encoded by the coding sequence ATGTACTCCGATCTGAAGGACCAGCTGGCATCCGAGCTCGACGCGATCCGCGACGCCGGCACGTACAAGCACGAGCGCACGATCTCGAGCCCGCAGTCGGCCCACATCGAGGCGGCCGCCGCCGGGCGCGCGGGCGTCGAGGTGCTGAACTTCTGCGCGAACAACTATCTGGGGCTGGCCGACCACCCCGAGATCGTGGCCGCCGCGAAGCGGGCCCTCGACGACCGCGGCTTCGGCATGGCCTCGGTGCGCTTCATCTGTGGCACCCAGGACCTGCACCTCCGGCTCGAGCAGGCCGTGAGCGCCTTCCTGGGCACCGAGGCGACCATCCTGTTCTCCTCGTGCTTCGACGCCAACGGCGGCGTGTTCGAGTCGCTCTTCGGCCCCGAGGACGCGATCATCTCGGACGAGCTCAACCACGCCTCGCTGATCGACGGGATCCGCCTGTGCAAGGCGGCGCGGCTGCGCTACCGCAACGCCGACCTCGAGGACCTGCGCACCCAGCTCGAGGCCGCCGGGGCGATGCGCGACGGCGCCGGTCCGCGCCGCACGATCATCGTGACCGACGGCGTGTTCTCGATGGACGGGTATCTCGCGCCCCTGCCGGGGATCTGCGACCTCGCCGACGAGTACGGCGCGCTCGTGCTCGTCGACGACTCCCACGCGGTCGGCTTCATGGGCCGGACCGGTGCGGGCACCCCCGAGCACTTCGGGGTGTCCGACCGCGTGGACATCTACACGGGCACGTTCGGCAAGGCCCTCGGCGGGGCGAGCGGCGGCTACGTCTCGGGACGCCAGGAGATCGTGGACATGCTGCGGCAGAAGGCACGGCCCTACCTGTTCTCCAACTCGCTGGCCCCCTCGATCGTCGCGGCGACCCTCACGGCGCTCGAGCTCGTGGCCACGAGCGGCGAGCTGCGCGCCCGGCTGTTCGACAACGCCGCGCTGTTCCGGCGCCGCATGGGCGAGGAGGGCTTCGAGCTGCTCGAGGGCGAGCACGCGATCGTCCCGGTCATGCTCGGCGACGCGGCGCTCGCCGGGCGCATGGCCGACGCGATGCTCGAGCACGGCGTGTACGTGACGGCGTTCTCCTACCCGGTGGTGCCGCAGGGCCGGGCCCGGATCCGGGTCCAGCTGTCGGCCGCGCACTCGGCCGAGGACGTCGAGACGGCGGTGCGCGCCTTCGTGGCGGCCCGCGAGGAGGTCGGCGCGGGCGCGTGA
- a CDS encoding MarR family winged helix-turn-helix transcriptional regulator, with protein MDAQAARSASPSWRLYDLASTDPDSVLTDRSGLSEADTRRIEDLMAAFAALRRVEDEVARASERYMKLKRTDMRALHYLIAAEHRGEIVTAGAMASHLGISTASTTKLLDRLERAGHITRHRHPTDRRALAIRCTPATREVAMETVGRRHAGRFRAARRLSAAERETVIRFLEDTAHEMSLGDEHGAREPEQIASPEPGSDGGAADAR; from the coding sequence ATGGACGCACAGGCGGCACGGAGCGCATCCCCGTCGTGGCGCCTCTATGACCTGGCCTCGACGGATCCGGACTCGGTGCTGACCGACCGGTCGGGTCTCTCCGAGGCGGACACGCGCAGGATCGAGGACCTGATGGCCGCCTTCGCCGCGCTGCGCCGCGTGGAGGACGAGGTGGCGCGCGCCTCCGAGCGGTACATGAAGCTCAAGCGCACCGACATGCGCGCCCTGCACTACCTGATCGCCGCCGAGCACCGGGGGGAGATCGTCACCGCGGGCGCGATGGCGTCCCACCTCGGCATCTCGACCGCCTCGACGACCAAGCTGCTGGACCGTCTCGAGCGCGCGGGGCACATCACCCGCCACCGCCACCCCACCGATCGGCGCGCGCTCGCGATCCGCTGCACCCCGGCCACGCGCGAGGTCGCCATGGAGACGGTGGGGCGTCGGCACGCCGGACGCTTCCGGGCCGCGCGGCGTCTGAGCGCCGCCGAGCGCGAGACGGTGATCCGCTTCCTCGAGGACACCGCGCACGAGATGTCGCTCGGCGACGAGCACGGGGCGCGCGAGCCCGAGCAGATCGCGAGCCCCGAGCCCGGGTCGGACGGGGGCGCCGCGGATGCACGGTGA
- a CDS encoding lycopene cyclase domain-containing protein codes for MPEYTVLTAVALVAVVALELFVLRTGLFRMLAYWVSMVIVLGFQVLVDGWLTKLDAPIVLYDPAMTLGVRFPWDIPVEDFGFGFAMVTLTIALWLRVTRTPRGRRTEEGR; via the coding sequence ATGCCTGAGTACACGGTCCTCACGGCGGTCGCCCTGGTCGCCGTCGTCGCGCTCGAGCTGTTCGTGCTGCGCACGGGCCTGTTCCGGATGCTCGCGTACTGGGTGAGCATGGTCATCGTGCTCGGCTTCCAGGTGCTCGTGGACGGCTGGCTGACCAAGCTCGACGCCCCGATCGTGCTGTACGACCCCGCGATGACGCTCGGCGTGCGCTTCCCGTGGGACATCCCCGTGGAGGACTTCGGCTTCGGCTTCGCGATGGTCACGCTGACGATCGCGCTGTGGCTGCGGGTGACGCGCACCCCGCGCGGCCGCCGCACGGAGGAGGGGCGATGA
- a CDS encoding FAD-dependent oxidoreductase, with protein sequence MSRRTMTSVPRPGRDRRAVLHRAPAGAERAEGRRVVVIGGGIAGIAAATVLAERGVDVDLVEREHTWGGRARSWDLGDGRSMSRGFHAFFRQYYTLRALLRRGDPSGSALTGIGDYPLQLAGGPRDSFRGIPRTPPLSVAAFALRSRSFPVRQLARVDVPAALALLRADFPATFSRYDGVSAQTLLDELRFPHDARHLALEVFARSFFADPAEFSAGELVGMFHTYFMGSAEGLVFDVPVDAYSPALWDPLIAALCGHGARARTGTRVVAVRPAADAVHVTGETDDFEVDAVVIAADPRGARALLDTMPGPTRDSDAWRRRIRSQRNAPPFAVWRLWLDLPVAAAAPAFLGTSGYGPLDNVSVLERFEATAARWSAAHGGSVLELHAYALHEAEAQDPTALRRELWHQLLRLHPELARASAVHEEWIVHDDCPLIGTSPWAERPTVRSPDERVVLAGDWLRTDEPVALMERAALTGVQAANTLLSRWGVAGQDYWSVPLRGVLRGRGGTHGARRGRRQR encoded by the coding sequence ATGAGCCGCAGGACCATGACGAGCGTGCCGCGCCCCGGCCGCGACCGGCGCGCCGTCCTGCACCGCGCCCCGGCGGGCGCGGAGCGGGCCGAGGGGCGACGGGTCGTCGTGATCGGCGGCGGCATCGCCGGGATCGCCGCGGCGACCGTGCTCGCCGAGCGCGGCGTCGACGTCGACCTCGTCGAACGCGAGCACACGTGGGGCGGCCGGGCCCGCTCATGGGACCTCGGCGACGGCCGCTCCATGAGCCGCGGCTTCCACGCCTTCTTCCGCCAGTACTACACGCTGCGCGCGCTGCTGCGGCGCGGCGATCCCTCGGGGTCCGCACTCACCGGCATCGGCGACTATCCGCTCCAGCTCGCCGGAGGGCCCCGCGACTCATTCCGCGGCATCCCCCGCACCCCGCCGCTGAGCGTCGCAGCGTTCGCGCTGCGCAGCCGCAGCTTCCCCGTGCGCCAGCTCGCCCGGGTCGACGTGCCCGCCGCGCTCGCGCTCCTGCGCGCCGACTTCCCCGCCACCTTCTCCCGGTACGACGGCGTGAGCGCCCAGACGCTGCTCGACGAGCTGCGCTTCCCGCACGATGCGCGCCACCTCGCCCTCGAGGTCTTCGCGCGCTCCTTCTTCGCCGACCCCGCCGAGTTCTCCGCGGGCGAGCTGGTGGGCATGTTCCACACGTACTTCATGGGCTCGGCCGAGGGCCTCGTCTTCGACGTGCCCGTCGACGCGTACTCCCCGGCGCTGTGGGACCCGCTGATCGCGGCGCTGTGCGGTCACGGCGCCCGGGCGCGCACGGGAACGCGCGTCGTCGCGGTGCGCCCTGCGGCCGACGCCGTCCACGTGACCGGCGAGACGGACGATTTCGAGGTCGACGCGGTCGTGATCGCGGCCGATCCGCGCGGCGCCCGCGCCCTGCTGGACACCATGCCCGGCCCGACGCGCGACTCCGACGCGTGGCGCCGCCGGATCCGGTCGCAGCGCAACGCCCCGCCGTTCGCGGTCTGGCGGCTGTGGCTGGACCTGCCCGTCGCCGCGGCCGCTCCCGCCTTCCTGGGGACGAGCGGATACGGCCCCCTCGACAACGTGTCGGTGCTCGAACGGTTCGAGGCGACCGCGGCGCGCTGGAGCGCCGCCCACGGCGGCAGCGTGCTCGAGCTGCACGCCTACGCCCTGCACGAGGCCGAGGCGCAGGACCCGACCGCGCTGCGGCGCGAGCTGTGGCACCAGCTGCTGCGCCTGCACCCCGAGCTCGCCCGCGCCTCGGCCGTGCACGAGGAGTGGATCGTGCACGACGACTGCCCGCTCATCGGCACCTCGCCCTGGGCCGAGCGCCCCACCGTGCGGTCCCCCGACGAGCGCGTCGTGCTCGCCGGTGACTGGCTGCGCACCGATGAGCCGGTCGCCCTCATGGAACGGGCCGCCCTGACCGGGGTGCAGGCCGCCAACACCCTGCTCTCCCGCTGGGGCGTCGCGGGCCAGGACTACTGGAGCGTGCCGCTACGGGGCGTCCTGCGCGGGCGCGGCGGCACGCACGGAGCACGGCGAGGACGACGACAGCGATGA
- a CDS encoding murein hydrolase activator EnvC family protein produces the protein MAPVAFPSPRIPLARRALAVLGTLVLVASSGVVLGPAPAAHAEDKDDKIKRKQEIDQQIEDLRGQLADVDQDLSDTYLALARTELEIPDAQQSLDDAQTELDDARLADQQTGDRLTAAQQEEQRLQGESDDGQQEVDRSDEEMREVSLDAYKGGGVPNPATVFLGSADPQDAVDRSMNYRLTLESQGTRLDTLRTDQSVTDNATDRLGAVRTEIADLKVQAEQAVERKEEAEEAARTAKQTLDDLYSQQTQQKTDLEDKKTQYEGQETDLQGQSTTLDSEIQELTRTEREAAQAGTPTRTVPDNGGTGGASASGFIRPVPGTMNSTFGWRYHPIYHTRKFHAGDDFPVACGTPVHAAQDGQVIKETTGTAAGNKVIVSHGVMNGKVMTTSYHHLQKFAVPEGTSVKRGDVVGYVGTTGSSTGCHLHFEVHEDGTPVDPAGYV, from the coding sequence ATGGCACCCGTCGCCTTCCCGTCCCCCCGCATCCCCCTGGCCCGCCGCGCCCTCGCCGTCCTCGGCACGCTCGTGCTCGTCGCCTCCTCCGGCGTCGTGCTGGGCCCCGCGCCTGCGGCCCACGCCGAGGACAAGGACGACAAGATCAAGCGCAAGCAGGAGATCGATCAGCAGATCGAGGACCTGCGCGGTCAGCTCGCCGACGTCGACCAGGACCTCTCGGACACCTACCTCGCGCTCGCCCGGACGGAGCTCGAGATCCCCGACGCGCAGCAGTCCCTCGACGACGCCCAGACCGAGCTCGACGACGCCCGACTGGCCGACCAGCAGACCGGTGACCGCCTGACCGCCGCCCAGCAGGAGGAGCAGCGGCTCCAGGGCGAGAGCGACGACGGCCAGCAGGAGGTCGACCGCTCCGACGAGGAGATGCGGGAGGTCTCCCTCGACGCCTACAAGGGCGGCGGCGTGCCCAATCCCGCCACGGTCTTCCTCGGCTCGGCCGATCCGCAGGACGCGGTCGACCGCTCCATGAACTACCGCCTCACCCTCGAGTCCCAGGGCACCCGGCTCGACACCCTCCGCACCGATCAGTCGGTCACCGACAACGCGACCGACCGCCTGGGCGCCGTGCGCACCGAGATCGCCGATCTCAAGGTGCAGGCGGAGCAGGCCGTCGAGCGCAAGGAGGAGGCGGAGGAGGCCGCGCGCACCGCCAAGCAGACGCTCGACGACCTCTATTCCCAGCAGACCCAGCAGAAGACGGACCTCGAGGACAAGAAGACCCAGTACGAGGGCCAGGAGACCGACCTGCAGGGCCAGTCCACGACGCTCGACTCCGAGATCCAGGAGCTCACCCGCACCGAGCGCGAGGCCGCCCAGGCAGGCACGCCCACCCGGACCGTGCCGGACAACGGCGGGACCGGTGGGGCGAGCGCCTCGGGCTTCATCCGCCCGGTGCCCGGCACGATGAACTCCACCTTCGGCTGGCGGTACCACCCGATCTACCACACCCGGAAGTTCCACGCGGGCGACGACTTCCCCGTCGCGTGCGGCACCCCCGTGCACGCCGCCCAGGACGGGCAGGTGATCAAGGAGACCACCGGCACGGCCGCCGGCAACAAGGTGATCGTCAGCCACGGCGTCATGAACGGCAAGGTCATGACCACCTCGTACCACCACCTGCAGAAATTCGCGGTGCCCGAGGGCACGAGCGTCAAGCGCGGCGACGTGGTCGGCTACGTCGGCACCACCGGCTCCTCGACCGGGTGCCATCTGCACTTCGAGGTCCACGAGGACGGCACCCCGGTCGACCCCGCCGGCTACGTCTGA
- the smpB gene encoding SsrA-binding protein SmpB codes for MSAANKGAKKSSSASDGPDKKLIASNKKARHDYHIDDTYEAGIVLTGTEVKSLRDRGASLVDGFCYIDGGEVWMEAVHIAPYVKGTWTNHAARRKRKLLLHKTEIAKLAGKSREKGYTLVPLEMYFLGSHAKVVVGLARGKKEYDKRQTLREQQDMREAQRAMRRRELV; via the coding sequence ATGTCCGCGGCGAACAAGGGTGCCAAGAAGTCGTCCAGTGCGAGCGACGGCCCCGACAAGAAGCTCATCGCGTCCAACAAGAAGGCGCGCCACGACTACCACATCGACGACACCTACGAGGCCGGCATCGTCCTGACCGGCACCGAGGTGAAGTCCCTGCGCGACCGCGGGGCCTCCCTCGTCGACGGGTTCTGCTACATCGACGGCGGCGAGGTGTGGATGGAGGCCGTGCACATCGCCCCGTACGTCAAGGGCACCTGGACCAACCATGCGGCCCGTCGCAAGCGCAAGCTGCTGCTGCACAAGACGGAGATCGCCAAGCTCGCGGGCAAGTCCCGCGAGAAGGGCTACACGCTCGTGCCGCTCGAGATGTACTTCCTCGGCTCGCACGCCAAGGTCGTGGTCGGCCTGGCCCGCGGCAAGAAGGAGTACGACAAGCGCCAGACGCTGCGCGAGCAGCAGGACATGCGCGAGGCCCAGCGGGCCATGCGCCGCCGCGAGCTCGTCTGA
- the idi gene encoding isopentenyl-diphosphate Delta-isomerase, which yields MTSTDSRASRAHGASEVVLLLGAKDEVIGTAPKATVHSAHTPLHLAFSVHLRSRDGRVLLTRRSLAKATWPGVWTNAFCGHPGPGESFPAAIARRSHAELQLDPALVSAPRLVLPRFRYRAVDTSGIVENEVCPVYVVDYAGDPDRLPRPDPDEVADAAWCGVEELARTARDLPFLLSPWLLDQLAHPELVEHLRAG from the coding sequence ATGACCAGCACCGACTCCCGGGCCTCTCGTGCGCACGGCGCATCGGAGGTCGTGCTCCTGCTGGGCGCGAAGGACGAGGTGATCGGCACCGCACCCAAAGCGACCGTGCACTCCGCGCACACCCCGCTGCACCTGGCCTTCTCCGTGCACCTGCGTTCGCGCGACGGCCGGGTGCTGCTGACCCGCCGCTCTCTGGCCAAGGCCACCTGGCCCGGCGTGTGGACCAACGCGTTCTGCGGGCACCCCGGGCCCGGGGAGTCGTTCCCGGCCGCGATCGCACGGCGCTCGCATGCGGAGCTCCAGCTCGACCCGGCCCTCGTCTCCGCACCGCGGCTCGTGCTGCCGCGCTTCCGGTACCGAGCCGTGGACACGAGCGGGATCGTCGAGAACGAGGTCTGCCCCGTCTACGTGGTCGACTACGCGGGGGACCCCGACCGTCTGCCGCGGCCCGATCCCGACGAGGTCGCGGACGCGGCCTGGTGCGGGGTCGAGGAGCTCGCCCGCACCGCGCGGGACCTGCCGTTCCTGCTGAGCCCGTGGCTGCTGGACCAACTCGCGCATCCCGAGCTGGTCGAGCACCTGCGGGCGGGATGA
- a CDS encoding phosphotransferase, with the protein MPLPVFPDPPRLFAPTLPGADRIVGADDIETLLARLDPEPGVHLSSIAWTPAPLRIGEGWDNTIWDVGSLYDGTPLALRVARRASAVALLSREIVVLRLLAPRAAQLPMAIPAILATGHAAALHPWFPGRDASLGTAAELTWAGELLARTLAGLHTPAPGGLDRNPVRGVPLRERDEAFHLDLVRVGLPAELAARAREAWRAGVAAPDWTGGDLLLHGDPHPANVVLPDGAGPAALIDFGDTTPGDPAGDLGGLLEFGQAEPLLAAYRAAATWTGVDDDAVWGAAVARARGWAARYAVAKLTAYPADSPLGRVALGTLARL; encoded by the coding sequence GTGCCTCTCCCCGTCTTCCCGGACCCTCCCCGCCTGTTCGCGCCGACCCTCCCCGGTGCGGACCGCATCGTCGGCGCCGACGACATCGAGACCCTGCTCGCGAGGCTCGACCCCGAGCCCGGCGTGCACCTCTCGAGCATCGCCTGGACCCCGGCGCCGCTGCGCATCGGCGAGGGGTGGGACAACACGATCTGGGACGTCGGCTCGCTGTACGACGGCACCCCGCTGGCCCTGCGCGTCGCCCGCCGCGCGAGCGCGGTCGCGCTGCTGTCCCGCGAGATCGTCGTGCTGCGCCTGCTCGCGCCGCGGGCCGCGCAGCTGCCCATGGCGATCCCCGCGATCCTCGCGACCGGCCACGCCGCCGCCCTGCACCCCTGGTTCCCCGGCCGCGATGCCTCCCTCGGCACCGCCGCCGAGCTCACCTGGGCGGGCGAGCTGCTCGCGCGCACCCTCGCCGGACTGCACACCCCCGCCCCCGGCGGCCTCGACCGCAACCCCGTGCGCGGGGTGCCGCTGCGCGAGCGGGACGAGGCCTTCCACCTCGACCTCGTGCGCGTGGGCCTGCCCGCGGAGCTCGCCGCCCGCGCCCGCGAGGCGTGGCGGGCGGGCGTGGCCGCCCCGGACTGGACGGGAGGCGACCTCCTGCTGCACGGCGATCCGCATCCGGCCAACGTCGTGCTGCCCGACGGCGCCGGGCCGGCCGCCCTGATCGACTTCGGCGACACCACGCCCGGCGACCCCGCGGGCGACCTCGGCGGCCTGCTCGAGTTCGGCCAGGCCGAGCCGCTGCTCGCGGCCTACCGTGCCGCCGCCACCTGGACGGGCGTCGACGACGACGCCGTCTGGGGCGCCGCCGTCGCGCGGGCCCGCGGCTGGGCCGCGCGCTACGCCGTCGCGAAGCTCACCGCGTACCCCGCCGACAGCCCCCTGGGGCGCGTCGCCCTCGGCACCCTCGCCCGGCTCTGA
- a CDS encoding polyprenyl synthetase family protein, translating into MQAVPDLAETTAPALDESLSAEIAQLMQPGAARMRTHGPEAAELWDEAVAALAGGKRIRPRLLVETYDALAPEGAAPAPRALALRVAATLEILHVALLLHDDVIDGDLTRRGRDNLIGSLHRRTAARDDEHSLHRARSAAILVGDLLLALTHQSLARLPLATARRTSLLDLLDDALCETVAGEFLDVSLADGALDPDVSTVLEMTRSKTAAYSVELPLRWAAVLADADPATGWALARVGRHVGLAYQLQDDALSVFGDAACHGKDPFSDLREGKETAIIAYARTTGAWEGIRRHLGAPDLTEEQALTLQRLLVDCGARRHVEALTAIEMRAARALLADGALPVRARPVLDRLLDRLEDRAA; encoded by the coding sequence ATGCAGGCCGTCCCCGATCTCGCCGAGACCACGGCGCCGGCCCTCGACGAGAGCCTCTCGGCCGAGATCGCCCAGCTCATGCAGCCCGGTGCCGCGCGCATGCGGACCCACGGCCCCGAGGCCGCCGAGCTGTGGGACGAGGCCGTCGCCGCGCTCGCCGGCGGCAAGCGGATCCGCCCGCGCCTGCTCGTGGAGACCTACGACGCGCTCGCCCCCGAGGGTGCGGCGCCCGCCCCCCGAGCACTCGCGCTCCGCGTCGCGGCGACCCTCGAGATCCTGCACGTCGCCCTCCTGCTCCACGACGACGTGATCGACGGGGACCTCACCCGGCGCGGCCGGGACAACCTGATCGGCTCCCTCCACCGTCGCACCGCGGCCCGCGACGACGAGCACAGCCTGCACCGTGCCCGCAGCGCGGCGATCCTGGTGGGCGACCTCCTGCTCGCCCTGACCCATCAGAGCCTCGCGCGCCTCCCGCTCGCGACCGCGCGTCGCACGAGCCTGCTCGACCTGCTCGACGACGCCCTGTGCGAGACCGTGGCCGGGGAGTTCCTCGACGTGTCCCTCGCCGACGGGGCGCTCGACCCCGACGTCTCGACCGTCCTGGAGATGACGCGCTCGAAGACCGCCGCCTACTCCGTCGAGCTGCCGCTGCGCTGGGCCGCGGTCCTCGCGGACGCCGATCCCGCGACCGGGTGGGCGCTCGCGCGCGTGGGCCGCCATGTCGGCCTGGCCTACCAGCTCCAGGACGACGCCCTCTCGGTCTTCGGCGACGCGGCGTGCCACGGCAAGGACCCCTTCTCCGACCTGCGCGAGGGCAAGGAGACCGCGATCATCGCCTATGCCCGCACGACCGGGGCATGGGAGGGGATCCGTCGGCACCTGGGCGCCCCCGACCTCACCGAGGAGCAGGCGCTGACCCTGCAGCGACTGCTCGTCGACTGCGGGGCCCGGCGCCATGTCGAGGCGCTCACGGCGATCGAGATGCGGGCCGCCCGAGCACTCCTGGCCGACGGCGCGCTCCCCGTCCGCGCCCGTCCCGTGCTCGACCGCCTCCTGGACCGCCTCGAGGACCGAGCGGCCTGA
- a CDS encoding lycopene cyclase domain-containing protein has protein sequence MHGEYLLLLGACVLITLPLEFVLGARVYRRPLAALLAIGPVVLVFGAWDLLGIHRGHWWYEPARISGIELPGSLPLEELAFFVVIPLCGLLTFEAVRTLLARWSALRTARADDRARDGGRGDA, from the coding sequence ATGCACGGTGAGTACCTGCTGTTGCTCGGGGCTTGCGTGCTGATCACGCTGCCGCTCGAGTTCGTGCTCGGAGCCCGCGTCTATCGCCGCCCGCTCGCCGCGCTCCTGGCGATCGGACCCGTCGTGCTCGTGTTCGGCGCGTGGGACCTGCTGGGCATCCATCGCGGGCACTGGTGGTACGAGCCGGCTCGGATCAGCGGGATCGAGCTGCCCGGCTCCCTGCCGCTCGAGGAGCTCGCCTTCTTCGTCGTGATCCCGTTGTGCGGTCTGCTCACCTTCGAGGCGGTGCGGACCCTGCTCGCGCGATGGTCCGCCCTGCGCACGGCGCGCGCCGACGACAGGGCGCGGGACGGGGGACGCGGCGATGCCTGA
- a CDS encoding class I SAM-dependent methyltransferase, whose amino-acid sequence MTTLSDLFTAGARRYDLLVGADPGYHRHLRLAAERLVRHRRPRRALDLGCGTGASTRALLGAAPEARILGVDAAHGMIEQARAKQWPAGRVEFAVGLAGDETVTAPSAPFDVCLAAYLLRNVPAAERDRVLRSIRDQLVPGGVLAVQDYTVAGSWRSARVWDAVCWLVIVPLAALVLRDTRLFRYLWRSVRDMEGVEVWCARMDAAGLEVLEVHHGSSWQRGILHTVIARRPEQT is encoded by the coding sequence ATGACGACGCTCAGCGACCTGTTCACCGCGGGCGCGCGACGCTACGACCTGCTCGTGGGCGCCGACCCCGGGTACCACCGTCACCTCCGCCTCGCGGCCGAGCGCCTGGTGCGCCACCGCCGGCCGCGTCGTGCGCTGGACCTCGGCTGCGGCACGGGCGCGTCGACCCGTGCCCTGCTCGGGGCGGCCCCGGAGGCCCGGATCCTCGGCGTCGACGCAGCTCACGGCATGATCGAGCAGGCGCGGGCCAAGCAGTGGCCCGCCGGGCGCGTCGAGTTCGCCGTCGGCCTGGCCGGCGACGAGACCGTCACCGCGCCGTCGGCGCCGTTCGACGTGTGCCTGGCCGCCTACCTGCTGCGCAACGTGCCCGCCGCCGAGCGCGACCGCGTGCTCCGCTCGATCCGGGATCAGCTGGTCCCCGGCGGTGTGCTCGCCGTCCAGGACTACACCGTCGCCGGCTCCTGGCGGAGCGCGCGCGTCTGGGACGCCGTGTGCTGGCTCGTGATCGTGCCGCTCGCCGCGCTCGTGCTGCGCGACACCCGGCTGTTCCGCTACCTGTGGCGCAGCGTGCGGGACATGGAGGGCGTCGAGGTCTGGTGCGCGCGGATGGACGCGGCCGGTCTCGAGGTGCTCGAGGTGCACCACGGATCCTCGTGGCAGCGCGGGATCCTGCACACCGTGATCGCGCGACGACCGGAGCAGACATGA